The nucleotide sequence GGATTCGAGCGACCGATTCTTCTCATTACTTTACCACCAGCCCCAGAGCGCGGCGGGTCAAGTAACAATAAGTCTGGATTGCCAAAGCTCTCTAATACCTGGTCAATTCCTTTCCTTGCATCTTTCGCTAGAAAATAGGTGTTTGAAATATCATTATCTTCTGCATTACGTTTAGCAGATTCGATTGAACTCTCAACTATTTCGATTCCAGCAAGCTTTCCAACTCGACTGGCAAATGGCAGCGAAAAGGTACCAACACCACAAAAGAGATCAATCATGTATTCTGTTTCCTTTGGCTCTCCAATTTCGAGTGCAAGCTCTACTAACTTTTCAGCCTGAGTTGGATTCGTTTGGAAGAAGGTATCAAACCACAGACGGAAACGATAGCCAGCCATTTCATCATAAATAAAATCACGTCCAGCAAGGATATGGCTTTCTTCTGATTGCGCACGGTCTGCCCAATCGGTATTTTCTAACCACATCAAGCTTTTCACTTGTGGGAACTTTTCAGTGATTCTTTTGATTAAATCATCTGTTGCTACTTTAAGATTTCCGAAAGGAGCTTCTGTAGCAAACAATGCTAACATGATTTCCCCCGTAGCAAATGATTGTCTAACCATCAAATGACGAAGTAATCCTTCATGAAGATCCTTATTATACCCTCTTAATTCATGCTGTTTTGCCCATTCTGCTACTTCCATTGTCGCTTCAACCATTTCTTTACCAGCAATTAAACATGTTTCCAAAGGAATAACCTTACGCCAATTCCCTTGCTCATGCAAACCAAGTTCACCATCTGGCGAGAAGGTAAACTCCATTTTGTTGCGATAATGCCATGGATTATCCATGCCGATTGTATGGCGAACAAGGCTTGTTTTAAAGCCTTCAGAAGCAACTGCCTCTTTTACATGTTCTGTCTTTTGTTTTAGCTGGCCTTCATAACTCCAATGCTGCCAAACACACCCGCCGCATTTCTCAAAATGAGGACATTCAGGAACGACTCTTTCTGGGTGTTCATCTAGGATTTCGTCCGG is from Bacillus tianshenii and encodes:
- the rlmD gene encoding 23S rRNA (uracil(1939)-C(5))-methyltransferase RlmD; the encoded protein is MTEKTFDAKIEKLDKKGSGLAAVWRENKEGNLKKLKLIIPQTLPGETVRVTVDQPERKRRKALPDEILDEHPERVVPECPHFEKCGGCVWQHWSYEGQLKQKTEHVKEAVASEGFKTSLVRHTIGMDNPWHYRNKMEFTFSPDGELGLHEQGNWRKVIPLETCLIAGKEMVEATMEVAEWAKQHELRGYNKDLHEGLLRHLMVRQSFATGEIMLALFATEAPFGNLKVATDDLIKRITEKFPQVKSLMWLENTDWADRAQSEESHILAGRDFIYDEMAGYRFRLWFDTFFQTNPTQAEKLVELALEIGEPKETEYMIDLFCGVGTFSLPFASRVGKLAGIEIVESSIESAKRNAEDNDISNTYFLAKDARKGIDQVLESFGNPDLLLLDPPRSGAGGKVMRRIGRSNPERIVYVSCNPYTFATDIKELEPFGYTLKMVQPVDLFPNTIHVECVALLIKE